The region CTGCCTCAGATCTCGAATGCTGCTCATGGCTCACCTCGTTCGTGACTGAATGGCGCTCCGCCGAGCGCGGCCTGAACGTTGGCGGCGAACGCCTGGATCAGGCCATCGGCCTTCTTCTTGATCAGCGGCTGGCCGAACTCGCCGATCTTCCCGAGGACTGCGAGATCGGTCTCCACGACGAACTCGGTGCCCGCCTCCGCGGGCGCCAGGCGCGTCGTCATCCGGGCCCGGATGCCGCCACCGGCGCCCCGGTCGTCGGCTTCCGCTCTCATGGAGGCCTGCCACGCATTTCGGTCCTGTTCCTCCAGCGTCACGGTGCCTCCGAGGGCGAGCCGGACCGGGCCCATCTGCACCTTGAGGACCCCACGATACCTGTTCTCACCGGCGCGTTCAATTGTCTCCACCCCCGGGATGCACCGGGCAACGCGCGGAACATCCATGAGGAAGTCCCAGAGCCGCTCGCGTTCCACGGCGAGGACGCAGCGCTGGACGAGCTTCACGCCGCCGCCCCGGCGGCGCGATCCCACGCGCCCCGGAGCGCACGGCGCACGAAGACCCCGGCCATCTGCCGCTTGTATTCTGCCGATCCGCGCGGGTCGGCGACCGGGTCCACGATGCGCCTGGCCGCCTCCGCCGCGGCCGCGAGCAGCCGGTCGCTCAACCGCTCGCCGATGAGGATCGTCTCCGCGTCGCGCGCGCGGAGCGGCGTCGGCCCTACCGCGCCGAGCCCGATGCGCGCCTCGCGGCAGACGCCCTCCGGCGTCAGCGTGATCGCGGCGGCGACGGCCACCGTGGCGTAGTCGTCGGCCGTCCGGGGTAGAAACTTGTGGAAGGCCGAAGCGCTGCCGGGGGCGGGGAGGGGGACGTCCACCGCGACGACGAGCTCGCCGGGCCGGAGCGCGGTCTGGTAGTAGTCGAGGAAGAATTCGTCCAGCGGCGACTGGCGCTCGCCCTGGGGCCCCGCGATCCGGACCCGTGCGTCCAGCGCCAGGAGGGTCACCGGCGGGTCCTGGTTGGGATCGGCATGGGCTAGGCATCCTCCGATGGTCGCCACGTTGCGAATGCGCAGCGTCGCCACGCGGCTCAGGGTCTCGGCGAGTACTTGGAGTCGCGTCCGGATCACCGGCGACGTCTCGATGTCCCGATGAGTCGCGAGAGCCCCGATCCTGATCCGGCCGTCCGCGA is a window of Candidatus Methylomirabilota bacterium DNA encoding:
- a CDS encoding SRPBCC family protein produces the protein MKLVQRCVLAVERERLWDFLMDVPRVARCIPGVETIERAGENRYRGVLKVQMGPVRLALGGTVTLEEQDRNAWQASMRAEADDRGAGGGIRARMTTRLAPAEAGTEFVVETDLAVLGKIGEFGQPLIKKKADGLIQAFAANVQAALGGAPFSHERGEP
- a CDS encoding xanthine dehydrogenase family protein subunit M, whose translation is MHAFDYSAPDSLAGVLAELQEAGDEGKAIAGGTALVILMMQRLVRPRRLIGLRRVAGLDRIEIADGRIRIGALATHRDIETSPVIRTRLQVLAETLSRVATLRIRNVATIGGCLAHADPNQDPPVTLLALDARVRIAGPQGERQSPLDEFFLDYYQTALRPGELVVAVDVPLPAPGSASAFHKFLPRTADDYATVAVAAAITLTPEGVCREARIGLGAVGPTPLRARDAETILIGERLSDRLLAAAAEAARRIVDPVADPRGSAEYKRQMAGVFVRRALRGAWDRAAGAAA